The Alnus glutinosa chromosome 10, dhAlnGlut1.1, whole genome shotgun sequence DNA window TTCTTCCTACGTGCTTCACGCCACTGTTTGATTTCTTGTTCCGTGTAGTTCAAAGGAAGAGAtctttttgtgtaaaaaaattatggaagacaaagggaaataataaaaaattagatattGAACAAGTAGGGACTAATAGATATCCTAGCCCCCcgctcaaaaaataaaatgaaaggaaaagtaAGGAGTAGCGTATAAGAATGATATTACTAAAGAGGCACTATGCAAAATACACAACTGATGAGTAAACAAGCCAGttcatgaaataaataaattatagacTGCAGTGTCAGAACTAAAACACAAAGAAACATCCTATATTTCAAAGTCCTTTTAGGACCACAACATCCACACAAAACATCTGAAAATTCTAGCGTCTTAGTATGCAATAAGAGTTTACTCTTGAATTGATAAGCCATGATATATTATATAGAGATCAAGCAACAATTACCCTTCAAAGTCCTTTTAGGACCACAATATCCACACAAAACATCTGAAAATTCTAGCGTCTTCGTATGCAATAAGAGTTTACTCTTGAATTGGTAAGCCATGATATATTATGTAGAGATCAAGCAACAATTACCTCTTCCACTCCCTGGCTTGGTTGGTAGAATTAGCAAGACCAAATTTTGCTGTCCTCTCATTGCTAAACCCTGGTTCAGCAATACATAGTAGTGAGAGAAGGTTGTCAAAGGTAATACAAAAAAAGGGGCATATAGAGGTTATCATGTAATACCAAATTAATTCAGCAGAAACAAGTTAATGGGCTTTCTTTGAAACTCAAAGTTATAAAAATGCAtggtcaaaaataaaaaaataaaaaaaaaaaaaaagaaaagagaagaagaaataaaaagaaaaagaaatcgaGAACAAGGTAGTGAACAACCACAATAATATACCAACTTTTTAGCAAATTGAAATTGATCCAACAAGCTATTTTACAACCGTATATAGTACAGTACTACTAGTGATTTAGACTTGAATGCATGTCAGATAAAATTCAGGGCacaatattttcattttcaatcatcaagtcctagttttttttttaaaaaaaaatggaaattcgGAAAAATCAATTTCGGAATAAGATTTATTTTACAAGCATAGCTGCCAAATGTCATAAGGTGTGAGTAAGGGCAACTGATCCTGCGACGTAGGAAGCTAGGGGTTGCATTGCCAATGCCTCGTTCATATTACTAAATACATTTCACTGCATCTAATTCCACAAACGTAGAGTTCTAATTAGTGCTTTGCAGATGAGTAAGCAGAGGCAGAAACATGCAAGAGCCTCCAAAGTAAAGCCAATAACACCCATGATATTTCTAATAACTCCTTTAAcctaatatcattttttttttggcaagtaaaatcaataaaaagtgCCAGGGGCGCAACCTTTTGAGTGCAACGAACCCACCCAAACCTATCGTAAAAACTCTAATTTATTGCTGCCAGGAAAATTCCAGCATTCAGTTTTCTCTAAAACCATAACCCACCCCCTATTATTACATAAACAGCCATAAACTCAGTAATACAAAGCTGTCCTATGTCATAGCATCAACCCATCACAGAAATTTTAAGATCCTAAAATGTACACTGATTTCCTCTCTCACCATAAACACCACATGATGCACAGTGGAACTGCCTTCCACACCACAGTACTTCGTCCCTAAAGAAAATCTTGTTCCAACAAGCTAACAAATCTCCCACTTAAAACTTTACGCAATAGACGACGGagaatttgtttcaaaaattctTTTCCATGGGAAAGACAAATCCCTCCCGTCTTGAAACCCTACATAAAGACCTAACCTCAAATTATGATTCTAGCCATAACATTGTATCATCACCAACCCTGAAGAAATGAAAGCGCACCCGCTCGctcgcgcgcacacacacacatatatataattcctACTCTTGGACTGCTCTCACCTCCAAATAACAGCTTGGTGTCAAAGCAGCTCTAACATGCTTTGGACAGTTTTCTAACAGAGGCTAATCTGATTCTTAATAATGTCAACTTATCTTATTCAAGTTATAACTTGTAcctcttaagaaaaaaaaaaaaaaaaaaaaaaaaaaaaacttaaacctTCTTCTTTGAGGGGGCAGGGGCAGGGGTGTTGAtgaaatttaaacataacataGCAGCAAGGTGTAAAACCACAAACCTTTCCCCTTCTGTTCATTAGGAAACCCAAactttctcttttcatttttcatatgaTGAAACTGAGACTTCTGAGATCTACATATGATTTTAAACTGTAAGCAACCAGTCCAAAGTTTTGAAAGTAAAATGATGGAAACAAAAGTAATCCCAAAAAGAAACATACCCCCCTTGTGGTACCCCTCTTTTTGGATTCCTTGTGAAGTTTTTGCTTGGTGAATTTTTCCAGTTGGAGCTTGCAGCATTAATCCCACCATTCTTAAAAGGATTGCCctaaaataattgataaaacATGAGTTAGTTTATAAGTACCAGAGCTCATTCAATATTATGTATACATCAATTATTTTCGTAAAAGATATCATACATAATTATTCTTTCCAAAAGAGAAAATCTGCCCAACAATTCATGTCGAGAGCGCAACATAAAACTACCTGTGACCTTGTGAAAACAGAAGTTTGCAAGTCCTTAGACTGCTGGGGTTGAACTGGACAATGATTCAGTGGCGCAGATGAGTTCCCTTGTAATTGAGGAGCCGCAATAGGTGATGGTTTTAATGCATTTGCATCTGTTGTAGGTGGAGCCAAGTTTTGCTGATTCTGGTTACCTTGCTGCCCAACCTGATTGCAATGAACAAGACCAAACTGCATATTTGCCATGAAGGTGGGATTTTGAGGAACCGTGGCCTGAGGTGGTTGATTCAGACCACCCAATAGATAAGGAGGGATACCGTAAGGACCAACTTGAGAAGAAGTTGGCATTTGCAAGGGCACAAGTTGGTTCATATTTTGAAACATATTTGGAAAACCGTACTGTCCATTCGGCAAAACCATATTCTGATTGAGTTGTTGAGGTAAATTTGGAAAATTATGCACAAAAGGAGGCTGAGACACATTGACTTGATTAGCATTCTGCGCCAAATTAGAGAATTGTCCATGACCTAGAAACCCTGCAATCGTGTTCCTATTGCATACACTGTTCTGTGGACCAATCCCCAAAAGGGACTGACCCGGTTGAGAACCCAAATGGGTCATACCCAGATGAGTATTTTGGAAGGGAAGAAGATGGGTAGGTCCATTCACGAAACCAGGTTGAGTTATGGATGGCCGCACACTGGGGCTCAAGTGGGCATTGGAATTACTGAAGAGCACTTGAGTTTGAGCATTGCTCATGCCAAACTGGGGTTGAAATTGCATAGGATTTAGCACTAAATTACACGAATTTACAAGGGAAGGATTAGATTGCATAACCTGATGggtgaacaaattaaaaacgaaaaaaagaaaagaaaaagaaaaggcagatTCAAATTAGATAAAAATCTTTGTTTAAAGCAGATTTAGCACTCTGTATCTGAGCGTGTAAGTAGAGAGAGAGTTACCTGTTGAGGAGGCGGAGCAGTGGAAGCATTGGCTTGCTGGGTTTGGTTTACCAGTTGAGGAAAGGAATTGTAGAAAGGCCGCATTTTATAGCATAGAGAACAAGCCAAGCAAGTTGCAGAGTAAAGCTTAGGGCATTGAGAGAGTGATTTTGTTGAGGTAGAGCTTCCGAGCTTCAAACGCACAATTGGAACTGGAAGAGGCGGGTTTAAGGCTGTCACTGGAATTCAGGGTttagatcttctttttcttttttcttttatattcttttatttttccaagTCTTATAATCTTTTAAACGGCATTGTTGATATTTTATATAGCCTCtattataaattaaagaaaaaaaagttaaggagaacttcattaaaaaaaaaaaaaaaaaccctaactttaaaatgtgttaATTTAGAGTACttatctttaaattattttttaattttcaacattCCTTTAGAATTTcctgttaaatcttgtcaaaattttcaaaatacccttcattttttttaggaaaaaaaaaattgctagaatttaggtgttggtcaaaatttaacggaatttgcaaaaatattcatgcctaaatcttgaaaattttataattttttttattaaaaaaaataataaaataaacatagagtattttgagaattttgataggatttaatagaaaaatctaatagattgttgaaattgaaaaaaaattgaaagatagatactttgaattgacatgttttaaagtttaagtatcttttttcaaaagtgatgaaagacgaaggtttataaataaaaattttccaaaaagtTATGGAAGTGcatgataaaaatgaataaaactcaagacttttatttttcaaaatctaaTACTCATAGAACTGTTTAAAGcaatttaaaaaacacatgAAACTTTGGTCAAACTATGCTTGAAAATTTCCTACTATAATTCGCCCAACTCACCTTTTACTATTCGGGAAAAGCTCTCTGCACAATTTGTGCACAACCTATTGTGCAGCTATCAGTTTCCTGACCATCCTTAGACCCTTTAGAAGTAATCCACCACTTTCTCGTGAGCTTTAAAAGGTGGTTGGCTCACTCTCAAAACCACCTGAAGGGGTGGGAGGATCTCAACCACCTCCTTAAcctgcacaatttttttttttttttttttttttattctaagtATAATCTTTTAGGGGATATACTTAACACATTCAGATTACTTTTGTTAGAAAATATGATGGAAGGaccttattaaaataattagaatTCAAAACTTATTATTgccaaaatttgaaaactcTAGGAGTTGTTTGATATGACTTAAAAGTTGGAagataatttgtattttttcctcAAAAATATTAGGtccattttataaaattgtcacGACACATTGGAAAAATTCTAAATCTTGATGTTTAAGTTATATGATAATCGTATTATAAGAAGAAAATACGTTAACTAATTACACATGTTATGTTTTCcacatggcttttttttttttttttttttttgtgtgtgaagGATTCCACATGGCTTTTTAAGTGTGCGTAATTTCATTCCAATCAAACATCGTTTATTGCAAAATTCGTAAGCTTATTATAGTTTAAGtgtttttcaaataatttgacaaaaatatattataaaatattacaagaaattattttaaaatacataaataaaatagcTCTTAATGTAGgttcattttgatatttaatGGGCATAAAGAATATGAGGAGTACATATAAATCCAATAAAACAATATTACCTGCAAgattaacaaaaattatattaggtttattattttcttttacaaatgATAGAAAACACTCTATGCCACATCCAAGATTAAGACcgagtttttctctaaattgagttggaaaaaattcttctaatctagtctattaaattaacatgtgtTCTTAGAGCATGTAATTCTCATAtgaatttttaacagaattagCATGCACATGACTTGCCCTTAGAAGATGTGATTTTCACATGAGTTTTAAAATATGCAATAATCATGGCTGTAAAGACACGTGttaatttaatcaataaaatatgaAGAATTTCCTCCGATCTATTTTGGCTGAAAACTCTATTCTATTTTGAAATCCATCAAATTGTCTATTTGAAGAAACAATGCAAAGTTTTCCTATTACATTTCAGGCCATTCGATTTTATGACTAAACAGTCACAATGCTATTTAGCA harbors:
- the LOC133880692 gene encoding uncharacterized protein LOC133880692 isoform X2, encoding MRPFYNSFPQLVNQTQQANASTAPPPQQVMQSNPSLVNSCNLVLNPMQFQPQFGMSNAQTQVLFSNSNAHLSPSVRPSITQPGFVNGPTHLLPFQNTHLGMTHLGSQPGQSLLGIGPQNSVCNRNTIAGFLGHGQFSNLAQNANQVNVSQPPFVHNFPNLPQQLNQNMVLPNGQYGFPNMFQNMNQLVPLQMPTSSQVGPYGIPPYLLGGLNQPPQATVPQNPTFMANMQFGLVHCNQVGQQGNQNQQNLAPPTTDANALKPSPIAAPQLQGNSSAPLNHCPVQPQQSKDLQTSVFTRSQGNPFKNGGINAASSNWKNSPSKNFTRNPKRGVPQGGSQKSQFHHMKNEKRKFGFPNEQKGKGFSNERTAKFGLANSTNQAREWKRSLPLNYTEQEIKQWREARRKNYPSNANIEKTEKLANSEANDREAKLRKAQLKEILAKQAELGVEVAEVPSYYLSDSEKQRHGREENRRPLTKKERFQNKFNKRGRHDKKDRFAKKQRLADKDSSNAASLNKRKPTLLQKLLSADIGRDKSRLLQVFRFMVMNSFFKDMTDKPLKFPLVIVKESGCEDDVVEVKSPSVVKDAEGSIMTTIKRSNDDNGEEKNDDDGNADDNDGQVKEASYFVRRECSSIGEGTERPEEEEGEIID
- the LOC133880692 gene encoding uncharacterized protein LOC133880692 isoform X1 translates to MRPFYNSFPQLVNQTQQANASTAPPPQQVMQSNPSLVNSCNLVLNPMQFQPQFGMSNAQTQVLFSNSNAHLSPSVRPSITQPGFVNGPTHLLPFQNTHLGMTHLGSQPGQSLLGIGPQNSVCNRNTIAGFLGHGQFSNLAQNANQVNVSQPPFVHNFPNLPQQLNQNMVLPNGQYGFPNMFQNMNQLVPLQMPTSSQVGPYGIPPYLLGGLNQPPQATVPQNPTFMANMQFGLVHCNQVGQQGNQNQQNLAPPTTDANALKPSPIAAPQLQGNSSAPLNHCPVQPQQSKDLQTSVFTRSQGNPFKNGGINAASSNWKNSPSKNFTRNPKRGVPQGGSQKSQFHHMKNEKRKFGFPNEQKGKGFSNERTAKFGLANSTNQAREWKRSLPLNYTEQEIKQWREARRKNYPSNANIEKKQTEKLANSEANDREAKLRKAQLKEILAKQAELGVEVAEVPSYYLSDSEKQRHGREENRRPLTKKERFQNKFNKRGRHDKKDRFAKKQRLADKDSSNAASLNKRKPTLLQKLLSADIGRDKSRLLQVFRFMVMNSFFKDMTDKPLKFPLVIVKESGCEDDVVEVKSPSVVKDAEGSIMTTIKRSNDDNGEEKNDDDGNADDNDGQVKEASYFVRRECSSIGEGTERPEEEEGEIID